Genomic DNA from Equus caballus isolate H_3958 breed thoroughbred chromosome 10, TB-T2T, whole genome shotgun sequence:
TTCGCTTATATTGCACCGAAATCGGAAATCCGCTTGGCATGGAGGTTCCCGGCCCCGATGTCAGTTTTTGCAAGTTCAACTTCCCACCGTGTCTGCCTCTGACCACGAGGCCTGGCCCTGAGAAACCCCAGGCCTCAGAGTCTTTCACCCGAAAGAAACCTGGAAAGAGAAGCGTGGTGGGGGTGTGTCTGCCCCGTCTCGGTAAAGAGCGATTCCCGAAGCCGGTGACTCGGCCCCAAGCTTTCGAGGCCCCCTGatgcctccctttctctccctgccacgtccaatccatcagcaaatcctgcgGGCTCTGCTTTCAGAATAATCCAGAATCCAACCGCTCCTTCCAGCTCCTCAGCCTCACCCTGGTCCAGCCGAGGGCGGGGGCGCTGGGGGCTTTATATACAGGCCCAGGTCAGTCGTTGTGGGAGGCTGTGCTCGAGTGTCCCCACCCTCCGGCGCTCTGGCCTGCACCTCCAAGGGCAGAGGAGCCAGTGAAGGCCCTTGGACAACAGATGCTGGCAGCTGGACGTGGTGAGGATAGGGGCTGGGGTGGGCGCACCCACCGTGTCTACACCCGGTGTCTGAGCAGCACCGGGCCCAGACCAGGCGTGCCACACACATCTgttggtgagtgaatgaatgaaggagtgaacgaatgaatgccTCTGTGGTGGAGGGAAGTGCTCAGCCTCTCTGAGTGGTCTCCATCCATGTGGCCTTGCTCCCTGCTCGCACAGCCAGCTCTCACTGGATGCTGCTGCTGACACTCCTGGGGACAATCCAGCGCCTCGTCCAGAGTGGCCTCAACCACTCGGGGTCCTGTCATAGGTGGTTTCCATCAACCCCAGCCCTGCGCTGCACTGGACCCTCAACGGGGAGCCCCGTGGGACCGGGGACAAGCTGATCATCTGGGAGTTGTCCTGGGAGCACCTGGACCCCTGGGTGTGCATGACCAGGAACAGCCAGGGACAGTATTTCTCTCAGCCTGTGACCACCTCGCTGCCATGTGAGCCCCGCggccccccaccccagacccctgCACCCTTGCCGGTCAGAGGACGGCTTTCCTGGTTCCTTGGAGCCACCTTCTACGAGCAGTGCCCTCTAAGACCTTTCAGAGCCAAGACGCCATCCCGTTCTTCCATCCACCTGCAGAGTGGGGATTCTAACCCATTTTACACCTGAGAGGCTGCAGCTCAAAGAGATGAACTCGAAAGCTCAGCCCAGCATCTGGAGCCAGCTGCCTGGGCCCCGGCTCCAACCATGTGCTGACTGTGTGACCTCGGCTAGCATCtctgcctctctgagtctcagcacATGCCTGCAAAAAAGTGCAGGTGATGATATAACCAGCAGTTCTGAGCGTGGGCTTTGgaatttgaattctggctccaccacttcctggctgtgtgactttggcccAGTgccttgacttctctgtgcctcagtttcctcctttataaaattaggaaaataatagtGCCCACCCCAAAGTGTAATTGTGAGCATTCAATGAGATATAAGCAGATGGGCAGCTCACAATAGCAGCACTTCTGAACCCAAGCGAGTGCTGGACAAACATAAGCCAGCATCATTGCTGCGATTGGC
This window encodes:
- the IGSF23 gene encoding immunoglobulin superfamily member 23, with the protein product MEVPGPDVVSINPSPALHWTLNGEPRGTGDKLIIWELSWEHLDPWVCMTRNSQGQYFSQPVTTSLPCLRFQPQEAAYGEEMIREFAEVTVGPTGTEPVEPAPILPLSGGLAIGLLLAGPVEVVG